Proteins co-encoded in one Campylobacter ornithocola genomic window:
- a CDS encoding alpha-2,3-sialyltransferase: protein MKNAVLVAGNGPSLKKIDYARLPSEYDVFRSNQFYTEDKYYTGKKIKAIFHTVDFFFDEYFTSHEMVKNNEYQIENIVCKMYNFASRKEKIFQENFKFFFPSALNGYDNFFYKLKELSAKVDFDACYLGSRIEMLTGTYAIACAVACGYKEIYIAGMDFCDEIYSYADGRNIDECCLHHANYDIEILNFLRDVYNAKIFSVCPDSSINKYILLHDVQNPSKTLEIETKSQNSIKTRLMPNKNLRNRYKRIYLEANPFINLFYGFLRTPRALKHYLSSKFYR from the coding sequence TTGAAGAATGCAGTTTTGGTTGCTGGAAATGGACCTAGCTTAAAAAAAATTGATTATGCAAGGTTACCAAGTGAATATGATGTTTTTAGGAGTAATCAATTTTATACGGAAGATAAATATTATACAGGCAAAAAAATTAAAGCTATTTTTCATACTGTGGATTTTTTCTTTGATGAGTACTTTACTTCGCATGAAATGGTAAAAAATAATGAATATCAGATTGAAAATATAGTATGTAAAATGTATAATTTTGCTAGCAGGAAAGAAAAAATATTTCAAGAAAATTTTAAATTTTTTTTTCCATCGGCTTTAAACGGTTATGATAATTTTTTTTACAAACTTAAGGAGTTAAGTGCTAAAGTTGATTTTGATGCATGTTATTTAGGAAGCAGGATTGAGATGTTGACAGGTACTTACGCCATAGCGTGTGCCGTTGCTTGTGGATATAAGGAGATTTATATAGCTGGAATGGATTTTTGTGATGAAATATATAGTTATGCTGACGGAAGAAATATTGATGAGTGTTGTTTGCATCATGCAAATTATGATATAGAAATCTTGAATTTTTTAAGAGATGTATACAATGCTAAGATATTTTCAGTATGTCCAGATAGTAGTATTAATAAGTATATATTACTTCATGATGTGCAAAATCCTTCAAAAACATTAGAGATCGAAACTAAAAGCCAAAATTCGATAAAAACAAGATTAATGCCAAATAAAAATTTACGTAATAGATATAAAAGAATATATTTAGAAGCAAATCCTTTTA
- a CDS encoding phosphoethanolamine transferase — MGESTQRNYMSLYNYSLETTPNLNQLKMQGNLFEFKDVIAPHSHTNQAISKIFTFSNYENQSTPWFKQKNIVNIMKAAGYYTYWISNQESVSTPGNAPEALARLSNKTIFLDKIFTGISLSRDEQIIKELKQIPPKEKEFYILHLQGTHMDYSRRYSNKFKKFNINDLKNNNLDHLNKNKKLTTKQAKIKSHYLNAIYYNDYIINEIINHFKNEETIIFYLSDHGDEVYDFRDFFGHTETIGSRYMAEIPFIIYLSDKLKQKYPNIISQIKKAQNLPFMSDDFLHAFLDIIGLTINDFQKDRSLFSNNFNKERVRIFANKNYDEELKLHNNLEKNKYFFKSPSKIWLHRTNELKKILDFEKKYQGFEVDVHYFSKEKYFDVGHDGEKDSIGLNLKDMLIVALKRDKKTIPLQTKFWIDFKNLNTNNAHESLLVLLNICKETGFNKKNLIIESSNYTLLNIFKNKGFYTSYYLLNIENMELTEELKNKIQEAINSQNFNAISFPYRENIYHFIKESKFKINNQDIEILTWNESKDLLYNMSIKAFFDPQVKIILSGEKGFYR, encoded by the coding sequence ATGGGCGAATCAACTCAAAGAAATTATATGAGTCTTTATAATTATAGTTTAGAAACAACTCCAAACTTAAATCAACTAAAAATGCAAGGAAATCTTTTTGAATTTAAAGATGTTATTGCTCCTCACTCTCACACCAACCAAGCAATTTCTAAAATTTTTACTTTTTCTAACTATGAAAATCAATCAACACCTTGGTTTAAACAGAAAAATATTGTAAACATCATGAAAGCAGCTGGATATTATACCTACTGGATAAGCAATCAAGAATCAGTTTCCACTCCTGGCAATGCTCCAGAAGCTTTAGCGAGACTATCAAACAAAACAATATTTTTAGATAAAATTTTTACAGGTATATCATTATCAAGAGATGAGCAAATTATAAAAGAGTTAAAACAAATACCTCCCAAAGAAAAAGAATTTTATATTTTACATCTACAAGGTACCCATATGGACTATAGCAGGCGTTATTCTAATAAATTTAAAAAATTCAATATAAATGATCTTAAAAATAATAATTTAGATCATCTAAATAAGAATAAAAAATTGACTACTAAACAAGCTAAAATAAAATCACATTACTTAAATGCCATTTATTACAATGATTATATTATCAATGAGATTATCAACCATTTTAAAAATGAAGAAACAATTATATTTTATCTTAGTGACCACGGAGATGAAGTATATGATTTTAGAGATTTTTTTGGGCACACAGAAACCATAGGTTCAAGATATATGGCTGAAATACCGTTTATAATCTACCTTAGTGACAAATTAAAACAAAAATATCCAAATATTATATCACAGATAAAGAAAGCTCAAAATCTACCTTTTATGAGTGATGATTTTTTACATGCTTTCTTGGATATAATAGGGTTAACTATAAATGACTTTCAAAAAGATCGTAGTTTGTTCAGCAATAATTTTAATAAAGAAAGAGTTAGAATATTTGCAAATAAAAATTATGATGAAGAGCTTAAACTACACAATAATTTAGAAAAAAATAAATATTTTTTTAAATCTCCAAGTAAGATTTGGCTACATAGAACCAATGAGCTAAAAAAAATCTTAGATTTTGAAAAGAAATATCAAGGATTTGAGGTAGATGTTCATTATTTTAGCAAAGAAAAATATTTTGATGTAGGACATGATGGCGAAAAAGACTCAATAGGTTTAAACTTAAAAGATATGTTAATAGTTGCTTTAAAAAGAGATAAAAAAACAATACCTCTGCAAACTAAATTTTGGATTGATTTTAAAAATCTTAATACAAATAATGCGCACGAATCTTTATTGGTGCTTTTAAACATTTGCAAAGAAACGGGATTCAATAAAAAAAATTTAATAATAGAAAGTTCAAACTACACCTTATTGAATATATTCAAAAATAAAGGATTTTATACAAGCTATTACTTGTTAAATATAGAAAATATGGAATTAACAGAAGAATTAAAAAACAAAATTCAAGAAGCAATTAATAGTCAAAATTTTAACGCTATTAGTTTTCCATATAGAGAAAATATATACCACTTTATAAAAGAGTCAAAATTTAAAATAAATAATCAAGATATAGAAATATTAACTTGGAATGAAAGCAAAGATTTGCTTTATAACATGAGCATAAAAGCTTTTTTTGATCCTCAAGTTAAAATTATACTTAGCGGAGAAAAAGGATTTTATAGATAA
- a CDS encoding glycosyltransferase family 4 protein, with product MEATIYALPCIAFDINAVPSDITENEKMDF from the coding sequence TTGGAGGCAACAATCTATGCACTTCCATGTATAGCATTTGATATTAATGCAGTTCCAAGTGATATTACAGAAAATGAAAAAATGGATTTTTAA